One segment of Chlorocebus sabaeus isolate Y175 chromosome 24, mChlSab1.0.hap1, whole genome shotgun sequence DNA contains the following:
- the BTBD6 gene encoding BTB/POZ domain-containing protein 6 isoform X2, with amino-acid sequence MLLPLACLHGRVAQCLTSLLLLAEPLPRPRRGARARGAASTGAEAAPAAPPAKMAAELYAPASAAAADLANSNAGAAVGRKAGPRSPPSAPAPAPPPPAPAPPTLDNHHPESPGWRCCRPTLRERNALMFNNELMADVHFVVGPPGATRTVPAHKYVLAVGSSVFYAMFYGDLAEVKSEIHIPDVEPAAFLILLKYMYSDEIDLEADTVLATLYAAKKYIVPALAKACVNFLETSLEAKNACVLLSQSRLFEEPELTQRCWEVIDAQAEMALRSEGFCEIDRQTLEIIVTREALNTKEAVVFEAVLNWAEAECKRQGLSVTPRNKRHVLGRALYLVRIPTMTLEEFANGAAQSDILTLEETHSIFLWYTATNKPRLDFPLTKRKGLAPQRCHRFQSSAYRSNQWRYRGRCDSIQFAVDRRVFIAGLGLYGSSSGKAEYSVKIELKRLGVVLAQNLTKFMSDGSSNTFPVWFEHPVQVEQDTFYTASAVLDGSELSYFGQEGMTEVQCGKVAFQFQCSSDSTNGTGVQGGQIPELIFYA; translated from the exons ATGCTGCTGCCCCTGGCTTGCCTGCATGGCCGCGTCGCTCAGTGCCTGACCTCCCTGCTTTTGCTTGCAGAGCCGCTCCCAAGGCCCCGGCGCGGTGCGAGGGCGCGGGGCGCGGCGTCCACAGGCGCCGAGGCCGCCCCCGCCGCCCCGCCCGCGAAGATGGCGGCGGAGCTCTACGCCCCCGCCAGCGCCGCGGCCGCGGACCTCGCCAACAGCAACGCCGGTGCCGCCGTGGGCAGGAAGGCCGGGCCGCGCAGCCCGCCCAGCGCCCCCGCGCCCGCGCCACCgccgcccgcgcccgcgcccccCACACTCGACAACCACCACCCGGAAAGCCCCGGCTGGCGGTGCTGCCGCCCCACGCTGCGCGAGAG GAACGCGCTCATGTTTAACAACGAGCTCATGGCCGACGTGCACTTCGTCGTGGGGCCCCCGGGGGCGACCAGGACGGTGCCCGCCCACAAG TACGTCCTGGCTGTCGGCAGCTCCGTCTTCTATGCCATGTTCTACGGGGACCTGGCGGAAGTCAAATCTGAAATTCACATTCCAGACGTGGAGCCCGCAGCCTTTCTGATCCTGTTAAA GTACATGTACAGTGATGAGATCGATCTGGAAGCTGACACGGTGCTGGCCACTCTCTACGCTGCTAAGAAGTACATCGTCCCAGCATTGGCAAAAGCTTGTGTCAACTTTCTGGAGACAAGTTTGGAAGCCAAGAACGCCTGTGTCTTGCTGTCCCAGAGCCGGCTGTTTGAGGAGCCTGAGCTGACGCAGCGCTGCTGGGAGGTCATCGATGCACAGGCCGAGATGGCCCTACGGTCCGAAGGCTTCTGTGAGATAGACCGGCAGACGCTGGAGATCATTGTCACTCGGGAGGCCCTCAACACCAAGGAGGCAGTGGTCTTCGAGGCCGTCCTGAACTGGGCCGAGGCAGAGTGCAAGAGGCAGGGGCTGTCAGTCACCCCACGAAACAAGAGGCATGTTTTGGGGCGAGCCCTCTATCTGGTCCGAATTCCAACCATGACCCTAGAGGAGTTTGCCAATGGCGCTGCCCAGTCAGACATCCTGACTCTGGAGGAGACCCACAGCATCTTCCTGTGGTACACGGCCACCAACAAGCCCCGCCTGGACTTCCCCCTGACCAAGAGGAAGGGCCTCGCCCCGCAGAGGTGCCACCGATTCCAGTCTTCTGCCTACCGCAGCAACCAGTGGCGGTACCGCGGGCGCTGCGACAGCATCCAGTTTGCAGTAGACAGAAGGGTATTTATTGCAGGGCTGGGCCTGTATGGGTCCAGCTCTGGGAAGGCTGAGTACAGCGTGAAGATTGAGCTCAAGCGGCTcggggtggttctggctcagaaCCTGACCAAGTTCATGTCAGACGGATCCAGTAACACCTTCCCGGTCTGGTTTGAACACCCGGTCCAGGTTGAACAAGACACCTTCTACACGGCCAGTGCCGTCCTGGATGGCAGCGAACTCAGCTACTTTGGGCAGGAGGGGATGACGGAAGTGCAGTGCGGAAAGGTGGCCTTCCAGTTCCAGTGCTCCTCGGACAGCACCAACGGGACTGGGGTccagggtgggcagatccctGAGCTCATCTTCTACGCCTGA
- the BTBD6 gene encoding BTB/POZ domain-containing protein 6 isoform X1 has product MLLPLACLHGRVAQCLTSLLLLAEPLPRPRRGARARGAASTGAEAAPAAPPAKMAAELYAPASAAAADLANSNAGAAVGRKAGPRSPPSAPAPAPPPPAPAPPTLDNHHPESPGWRCCRPTLRERNALMFNNELMADVHFVVGPPGATRTVPAHKVGSGDPSRKACPACRVAARRPRDSQAHGGAFSSQYVLAVGSSVFYAMFYGDLAEVKSEIHIPDVEPAAFLILLKYMYSDEIDLEADTVLATLYAAKKYIVPALAKACVNFLETSLEAKNACVLLSQSRLFEEPELTQRCWEVIDAQAEMALRSEGFCEIDRQTLEIIVTREALNTKEAVVFEAVLNWAEAECKRQGLSVTPRNKRHVLGRALYLVRIPTMTLEEFANGAAQSDILTLEETHSIFLWYTATNKPRLDFPLTKRKGLAPQRCHRFQSSAYRSNQWRYRGRCDSIQFAVDRRVFIAGLGLYGSSSGKAEYSVKIELKRLGVVLAQNLTKFMSDGSSNTFPVWFEHPVQVEQDTFYTASAVLDGSELSYFGQEGMTEVQCGKVAFQFQCSSDSTNGTGVQGGQIPELIFYA; this is encoded by the exons ATGCTGCTGCCCCTGGCTTGCCTGCATGGCCGCGTCGCTCAGTGCCTGACCTCCCTGCTTTTGCTTGCAGAGCCGCTCCCAAGGCCCCGGCGCGGTGCGAGGGCGCGGGGCGCGGCGTCCACAGGCGCCGAGGCCGCCCCCGCCGCCCCGCCCGCGAAGATGGCGGCGGAGCTCTACGCCCCCGCCAGCGCCGCGGCCGCGGACCTCGCCAACAGCAACGCCGGTGCCGCCGTGGGCAGGAAGGCCGGGCCGCGCAGCCCGCCCAGCGCCCCCGCGCCCGCGCCACCgccgcccgcgcccgcgcccccCACACTCGACAACCACCACCCGGAAAGCCCCGGCTGGCGGTGCTGCCGCCCCACGCTGCGCGAGAG GAACGCGCTCATGTTTAACAACGAGCTCATGGCCGACGTGCACTTCGTCGTGGGGCCCCCGGGGGCGACCAGGACGGTGCCCGCCCACAAGGTGGGTAGCGGCGACCCCTCTCGGAAGGCGTGCCCCGCCTGCCGTGTGGCTGCCCGCAGGCCGCGGGACAGCCAGGCTCACGGCGGCGCTTTCTCCTCCCAGTACGTCCTGGCTGTCGGCAGCTCCGTCTTCTATGCCATGTTCTACGGGGACCTGGCGGAAGTCAAATCTGAAATTCACATTCCAGACGTGGAGCCCGCAGCCTTTCTGATCCTGTTAAA GTACATGTACAGTGATGAGATCGATCTGGAAGCTGACACGGTGCTGGCCACTCTCTACGCTGCTAAGAAGTACATCGTCCCAGCATTGGCAAAAGCTTGTGTCAACTTTCTGGAGACAAGTTTGGAAGCCAAGAACGCCTGTGTCTTGCTGTCCCAGAGCCGGCTGTTTGAGGAGCCTGAGCTGACGCAGCGCTGCTGGGAGGTCATCGATGCACAGGCCGAGATGGCCCTACGGTCCGAAGGCTTCTGTGAGATAGACCGGCAGACGCTGGAGATCATTGTCACTCGGGAGGCCCTCAACACCAAGGAGGCAGTGGTCTTCGAGGCCGTCCTGAACTGGGCCGAGGCAGAGTGCAAGAGGCAGGGGCTGTCAGTCACCCCACGAAACAAGAGGCATGTTTTGGGGCGAGCCCTCTATCTGGTCCGAATTCCAACCATGACCCTAGAGGAGTTTGCCAATGGCGCTGCCCAGTCAGACATCCTGACTCTGGAGGAGACCCACAGCATCTTCCTGTGGTACACGGCCACCAACAAGCCCCGCCTGGACTTCCCCCTGACCAAGAGGAAGGGCCTCGCCCCGCAGAGGTGCCACCGATTCCAGTCTTCTGCCTACCGCAGCAACCAGTGGCGGTACCGCGGGCGCTGCGACAGCATCCAGTTTGCAGTAGACAGAAGGGTATTTATTGCAGGGCTGGGCCTGTATGGGTCCAGCTCTGGGAAGGCTGAGTACAGCGTGAAGATTGAGCTCAAGCGGCTcggggtggttctggctcagaaCCTGACCAAGTTCATGTCAGACGGATCCAGTAACACCTTCCCGGTCTGGTTTGAACACCCGGTCCAGGTTGAACAAGACACCTTCTACACGGCCAGTGCCGTCCTGGATGGCAGCGAACTCAGCTACTTTGGGCAGGAGGGGATGACGGAAGTGCAGTGCGGAAAGGTGGCCTTCCAGTTCCAGTGCTCCTCGGACAGCACCAACGGGACTGGGGTccagggtgggcagatccctGAGCTCATCTTCTACGCCTGA